Proteins from a single region of Echeneis naucrates chromosome 14, fEcheNa1.1, whole genome shotgun sequence:
- the ephb4a gene encoding ephrin type-B receptor 4a has protein sequence MELTCRSIVLLGCIFLDWAHLVSAEEEVLMNTKLETSDLKWTIFSRAKPEWEEVSGLDEENNSVRTYQICQTDSSPSHWLRSGFIQRRGASHVYVELRFTMMECSSRSTHHRSCKETFNLYYYQADSNEATATYPPWMENPYTKVDTVAADFLLRKGGERKFNVKTLRLGPLSKRGFYLAFQAQGACMALLSVRVFFKKCPPLVSALSSFPETVPRTLVQEAQGVCVEHAAQQGPRPRPPKLFCGEDGQWVGQPTTSCACLPGFEPTDGQTRCTACPVGKFKPGTEGQCTGCPGFSQATIKGESVCTCRSGYLRAESDTPDTPCTKPPSAPRSLTTKINDTTLSLEWNEPLDNGGRTDLGYAVRCSVCRSPKGPCLPCGDSVSYRPAQHGLLGRRVEVWGLLPHTTYTFTIQALNGVSQLSGKDPASDSVNITTNHDVPSLFPVIQKSDSTESSLTLQWSVPAQQHYTILQYQLRYCEKERRSEDQCHYTESSKNQAVLTDLRRATQYEVQLRARTMAGYGSFGPVTVFRTLPDGHDSASQFLIPGILIAVGMLLLVTFVFVIAYCIRRHSRIKDPELSDKNSQYLVGQGVKVYIDPFTYEDPNEAVREFAKEIDVSFVKIEEVIGAGEFGEVCRGRLRIPGKKENYVAIKTLKGGYTEKQRRDFLSEASIMGQFQHPNIIHLEGIITASCPVMILTEFMENGALDSFLQLNDSQFTPIQLVGMLRGIASGMKYLAEMSYVHRDLAARNILINSNLVCKVSDFGLSRFLQENSSDPTYTSSLGGKIPIRWTAPEAIAFRKFTSASDVWSYGIVMWEVMSFGERPYWDMSNQDVINAIEQDYRLPPPPDCPTHLHQLMLDCWQKDRSARPRFTELVSALDKLIRNPASLKIVAQEGAGPSYPLLDQRAPLALSSCASVGEWLRAIKMERYEDSFLQAGFNSVDQLAQITTQDLLHMGVTLAGHQRKILSGIQTMTFRNKSTATVTF, from the exons AGGTTCTGATGAACACTAAGCTAGAGACTTCTGATCTCAAATGGACCATCTTTTCACGTGCCAAACCTGAG TGGGAGGAAGTTAGTGGCTTGGATGAGGAGAACAACAGTGTGAGGACCTATCAGATCTGTCAGACCGACAGCTCACCCAGCCACTGGCTGCGCAGCGGCTTCATACAGCGACGAGGAGCGTCTCATGTTTACGTGGAGCTGCGGTTCACCATGATGGAGTGTTCCTCCAGGAGCACCCACCACCGCAGCTGCAAGGAGACCTTCAACCTCTACTACTATCAGGCCGACTCCAACGAGGCCACGGCCACGTACCCCCCGTGGATGGAAAATCCATACACCAAG GTGGACACAGTGGCTGCAGACTTTCTGCTGAGGAAGGGTGGAGAGCGGAAGTTTAACGTAAAGACCTTACGACTAGGACCTCTATCTAAGAGGGGCTTCTACTTAGCTTTTCAAGCTCAGGGCGCCTGCATGGCCCTGCTGTCTGTCAGGGTGTTCTTCAAAAAGTGTCCACCCCTGGTCAGtgctctttcctcctttcctgagACTGTTCCCCGTACTCTAGTTCAAGAGGCACAAGGAGTGTGTGTGGAGCATGCCGCCCAGCAGGGGCCACGACCTCGGCCCCCAAAGCTCTTCTGTGGGGAAGATGGCCAGTGGGTAGGCCAGCCAACAACCTCCTGTGCTTGCCTGCCTGGATTTGAGCCCACTGACGGACAGACCCGCTGCACAG CGTGTCCTGTGGGTAAATTCAAGCCAGGCACAGAGGGACAGTGCACCGGCTGTCCAGGATTCAGCCAAGCCACCATCAAGGGGGAGTCAGTGTGTACTTGTCGCTCTGGATACCTGCGTGCAGAATCTGACACTCCTGACACCCCATGCACAA AACCGCCCTCAGCACCCCGAAGCCTCACCACCAAGATCAACGACACCACACTTAGTTTGGAGTGGAACGAGCCTCTGGACAACGGCGGCAGAACAGACCTGGGCTACGCAGTCAGGTGTTCTGTGTGCAGATCACCCAAGGGGCCGTGCCTCCCCTGTGGAGACAGTGTCAGCTACCGGCCCGCACAGCACGGCCTGCTGGGTCGCAGGGTCGAAGTGTGGGGCCTGCTGCCACACACCACTTACACCTTCACAATCCAAGCACTCAACGGGGTTTCTCAGCTCAGTGGCAAGGACCCTGCCAGTGACAGTGTCAACATCACCACAAACCACGATG TGCCATCACTGTTTCCTGTGATTCAAAAGAGCGACTCCACGGAGAGCAGCCTGACTCTGCAGTGGTCAGTCCCAGCTCAGCAACACTACACCATCCTGCAGTATCAGCTACGCTACTGTGAGAAG GAGCGCCGAAGTGAGGATCAGTGCCATTATACAGAGAGTAGCAAAAACCAGGCGGTGCTGACAGACCTCCGCAGGGCGACTCAGTATGAAGTGCAGCTTCGGGCACGCACCATGGCTGGTTATGGCAGCTTTGGTCCTGTAACTGTCTTCCGCACCCTGCCTGAtg gACATGACTCTGCCTCCCAGTTCCTGATACCTGGCATCCTTATCGCTGTTGGGATGCTGCTGCTTgtcacttttgtctttgtgatTGCTTACTGCATACG cagacacagcagaaTAAAGGATCCAGAATTGAGTGACAAAAACAGCCAGTACCTTGTCGGCCAAG GGGTCAAAGTTTATATTGACCCCTTCACCTACGAGGACCCGAATGAAGCAGTGCGAGAGTTTGCCAAGGAAATTGATGTTTCCTTTGTCAAGATTGAGGAGGTTATTGGTGCTG GGGAGTTTGGGGAGGTGTGTCGAGGACGGCTGAGGAtaccaggaaaaaaagaaaactatgtaGCAATAAAGACACTAAAGGGAGGCTACACTGAAAAGCAGAGAAGggacttcctgtctgaagcGTCCATCATGGGCCAGTTCCAACACCCCAACATCATCCACCTGGAGGGTATTATCACGGCCAGCTGCCCAGTCATGATCCTCACAGAGTTTATGGAGAACGGCGCCCTGGACTCATTTCTGCAG CTGAATGACAGCCAGTTCACGCCTATCCAGCTGGTGGGTATGCTGCGCGGCATCGCCTCCGGCATGAAGTACCTGGCAGAGATGAGCTACGTCCACCGAGACCTGGCTGCCCGCAACATCCTAATCAACAGTAACCTGGTGTGCAAGGTTTCTGACTTCGGCTTGTCTCGCTTCCTGCAGGAGAACTCATCTGACCCAACGTACACCAGCTCTCTG GGTGGTAAAATCCCAATCCGCTGGACAGCACCGGAGGCAATAGCCTTCAGAAAGTTTACCTCAGCTTCAGATGTGTGGAGTTATGGCATTGTCATGTGGGAGGTTATGTCTTTTGGAGAGAGACCCTACTGGGACATGAGCAACCAGGAT GTAATCAATGCTATAGAGCAGGACTACCGGCTGCCCCCACCCCCTGACTGCCCTACCCACCTGCACCAGCTCATGTTGGACTGCTGGCAGAAGGACCGCTCGGCGCGTCCTCGCTTCACAGAACTTGTCAGCGCTCTGGACAAGCTTATTCGCAATCCTGCCTCGTTGAAAATAGTAGCTCAAGAAGGAGCAGG GCCGTCCTACCCCCTGCTGGACCAGCGTGCACCTTTAGCCCTCTCGTCGTGTGCTTCAGTGGGGGAATGGCTGAGGGCCATCAAGATGGAGCGTTACGAAGACAGCTTCCTGCAGGCTGGCTTCAACTCAGTGGACCAGCTGGCTCAGATCACCACACA AGATCTCCTGCACATGGGAGTGACGCTGGCTGGGCATCAGAGGAAAATCCTCTCTGGCATCCAGACAATGACCTTTCGGAACAAGAGCACTGCAACTGTGACCTTCTAG